Within the Bradyrhizobium cosmicum genome, the region TCCTTCGATAGCAGTGCGGCTTCGAGCGCGAAGTCGCATTTCGACTTGCGGCCGAAGCCACCGCCGAGCAGCGTCACGTTGACGGTGACATTGCCCTCGGGAATACCGAGCGTCTTGGCGACGTCTTCGCGCGTGCCGCCGGGGCTCTGCACCGGCGCCCAGATCTCCGCCTTGTCGCCCTTGACGTCGGCGACCGCCACCGGCGGCTCCATGCTGACATGGGCGAGGTGTGGCAGGTAGTATTCACCGACGACGACCTTGTCGGCGCTCTTCAGCGCAGCGTCCGCGTCGCCCTCGGCACGCACGACGAGGCCGGGCTTGCGCGAGGCCTCCTCGAGCTCCTTGCGATAGGCGACCGAGTCGTATTTGCCGTTGGCGCCGTCGTCCCAGACCAGCTTCAGTGCGTCGCGGCCCTTGATCGCCGCGCCGGTGTTGCGTGCGATCACGGCGACGCCGCCGAGCGGCTGGAATTTCGACGGCCACGGCCAGCCTTGAACTTTCATCACCTTCTCGACGCCGGGCACCTTCAGCGCCGCGTCGGGATCGAACGAGACCAGCTTGCCGCCGGTCACCGGCGGGCGGGCGATCACTGCGTATTTCATGCCTGCCAGCCGCACGTCGGCGCCGTAGCGCGCCTTGCCGGTGGTGATGTCGTGGAGATCGACGATGCCGACCTGGCCCTTGCCGAGATAGCGGAAATCCTTGGGGTCCTTCAGCTTGAGGCCTTCGATAGCCGGCACCGATTCCTTGGCGGCATCGGCAGCCAACTCGCCGAAGCCGAGCTTGCGCCCGCTCGCGCTGTGGACGACCTCGTGATTGACGGCCTTCACCTCGGTCGCCGGCACGTTCCAGCGCTTGGCCGCGGCCTGCTCCAGCATGGTGCGGGCCGAGGCGCCGATCTGGCGCATCGGGATCAGATAATGCCGCGTGCTGCGCGAGCCGTCGGTGTCCTGATTGCCGAACTTGACCTCGTCGCCATGGGCCTGCTGCACCTTGACCTTCGACCAGTCGGCTTCCATCTCCTCGGCCACGATCAGCGGCAGGCTGGTGCGCACGCCGGTGCCCATCTCCGCGCGGTGCGCGAGGATGGTGACGGTGCCGTCGGGCGCAACCGCGACGAACACGCGCGGATCGACCACGACGCCATGCGGCATCTTGCCGGCGCCGGTCTCATAGGCAAAGGCCTGGCGGGACATCACGGGCGCGGCGAGCACGAAGCCGCCGGTGATGCCGAGTCCCTTCAGGATGTTGCGGCGCGAAACCTTCTCGACGCGGATGTTCTTTTCGAAGCCACGAAGCTTCCTGGGGTTGTCGATGAAATTCATGTCACACTCCCGTCGATGCGAGATGGACCGCGTTCTCGATGCGCTGATAGCAGCCGCAGCGGCAGATATTGCCGGCCATCGCCTCGCGGATCTGGTCGTGCGACGGCTTGGGGTTCTCCATCAGCAGCGAGGCAGCCTGCATGATCTGGCCGGCCTGGCAGAAGCCGCATTGGGGGACGTTGACCTGCCGCCAGGCCTTCTGGACGGGATGATCGCCGTTCGGATGCAGGCCCTCGATCGTGGTTACCTCGCGCCCGGCGACGTCGTTGATCGACGTGACGCAGGAGCGCACGGCTTCCTTGTCGACGATGACCGTGCAGGCGCCGCACAGGGCCTGGCCGCAGCCATATTTGGTACCGGTCAGGCCGGCCTCGTCACGCAGGAACCAGAGTAGCGGGAGATCCGGGTCGCCGTCCCAGCTCTGTTCCTGGCCGTTGATCTTCACCTTGATCATGATCGTCCCTCGCTCTTCATAAGCTTGTTGATTCTGACATTGCCGACGTCCGTCGGCGCAATGTTGCGTCGTCGCCGCATTCGGGCCGGTTGTCCCGCGCGGGCAGATCCCGGCAGGAGGCAGGAATGCGAATCGTGATGTCCGGATGTGCTCGATACCTCTCCCGTGTTGTTCTTGTTTGATTGAACTTCGCGCGGCATCGTGACGGCGCGACCGTAACAGAGATCGCACAGGCCTAGCATTCACAGCCGAGTGTTCTTAACGGGAAAAGACTGCAACGCAGGTTTGTCAAAAGCAGGGCGCGCCGTCACGTCGCGCGCCGGTGGGTTGCGCTGTGCGTTTGCGAAAGGAGCGCACTTAAAAAAGCTTCGTCCGGCAGGATGACCGCGCGGACGAAGCAGGATGCCTCAGTCGAGGGAGGGAGAAGCGCAGGGGCGCGGACTTCAAGCAGGAAGCGGGCGGCACTGCGCAGTCATTCAGAGACCAGGACTGAGGAGCTCATGGCCCTCATACGCAGAGAGGCGGCGGCATCGCCGCGGTCGCCCCGAGACTGGCCCCATCCGGCTCGCTGGGGGGCCAGCGAGTGGACGGGGCAAGGACTGTGGTCCGGCGGCCTTGTTCAGGCCGCCTTGGTTACGCGGCTTTGGCTTTCGCCACGTGGGTTGCGATCGCGTCCATCAGGGCCGGCGACAGGCAGTCATAGGGCTCGAGCCCGATCTCCTTCAGCCGTGCGCGGATGCCGGCCATCTGTTCCGGCTTCACGCCCGATTCGATCACGGAGGAGACGAAGGCGGCAAATTGCGGCGCCTGCGATCCCTGTTCCTGGAACAGTTCGGGGTGGATGAAGTCGAGGCCGTAGAACGGGTGGTTCTTGTTCTCGATGCGGCCGAACATATGCGTGCCGCAGGCCTTGCAGGCGTGGCGCTGGATCACCGCGGACGCGTCGACGATCTCAAGCTTGTCGCCGTTTTCGAGCACGCTGACGTTCTGGCGCGGCACGACGGCGACGACGGAGAACGTCGCGCCCTGCGGCTTCCAGCACTTGGTGCAGCCGCAGGCGTGGTTGTGGGCGACGTCGCCCTTCACCGCGACCTTGACCTGGTGGTCCTTGCATTTGCAGGCGAGCGTGCCGCCGGCAAAATGGCCGGTGCCTTGTTTGAGGCCGTTGTCGATCGAGGGGTGGAGTGCAACAGTCATGGGTCGATCCTCCTTGGGGGTGACGCTTTCGAGCTAGTACACGACGACGGAACGAATGGATTTGCCCTCGTGCATGAGGTCAAAACCCTTGTTGATCTCTTCGAGCTTGAGCACGTGGGTGATCATCGGATCGATCTGGATCTTTCCGTTCATGTACCAGTCGACGATCTTCGGCACGTCGGTGCGGCCACGTGCGCCGCCGAAGGCCGTGCCGCGCCAGTTACGCCCGGTGACGAGCTGGAACGGACGGGTGGCGATCTCCTTGCCGGATTCGGCGACGCCGATGATGATCGAGGTGCCCCAGCCGCGATGGCAGGCTTCCAGCGCCTGGCGCATCACGGTGGTGTTGCCGGTGCAGTCGAAGGTGTAGTCGGCACCGCCGTCGGTGAGGCCGACGAGATGCTGGACGATGTCGCCGGTGATCTTCTTGGGGTTGACGAACTCGGTCATGCCGAACCGGCGGCCCCAATCCTCCTTGGAGTCGTTGATGTCGACGCCGATGATCTTGTCGGCGCCGGCCATCTTGGCGCCCTGGATCACGTTGAGGCCGATGCCGCCGAGGCCGAACACGACCACGTTGGAGCCCGGCTCGACCTTGGCCGTGTTGACCACGGCGCCGACGCCGGTGGTGACGCCGCAGCCGATGTAGCAGCTCTTGTCGAACGGCGCGTCCTCACGGATCTTGGCGACCGCGATCTCCGGCAGCACGGTGAAGTTCGAGAAGGTCGAGCAGCCCATATAGTGGTAGACCGGCTTGCCCTTGTAAGAGAAGCGGCTGGTGCCGTCGGGCATCACGCCCTTGCCTTGCGTCGCGCGGATCGCGGTGCAGAGATTGGTCTTCTGGCTCAGGCAGCTTTTACACTGCCGGCATTCCGGGGTGTAGAGCGGGATGACGTGGTCGCCCGGCTTGACCGAGGTGACGCCCGGTCCGATCTCGCGGATGATGCCTGCACCCTCATGGCCCAGGATCGACGGGAAAATTCCCTCGCTGTCGAAGCCGTCGAGCGTGTAGGCGTCGGTATGGCAGATGCCCGTCGCCTTGATCTCGACCAGCACTTCGCCGGCCTTCGGCCCTTCCAGATCGAGTTCGACGATCTCGAGCGGTTTCTTGGCTTCGAAAGCGACGGCGGCACGTGTCTTCATCGGTAACTCCTCAGATTCTCATGGGACGCCAAGAAGTAGTCTTGGCAGCCCTTGCAACGTTCATTTATGGCCCATGCAGGCGTCTTCCGCCTTGGTGTAGCTCGCAGTCTTCTCGTCCTTCTTGGCGGGACGCTGCCGGCCCCAGGCTTCGGTCGAGCGGGCGCGGAGATAGACGTAGAGATCGTCCATGTAGCAGGCGACGTTCGGGTTGTCGCCGAACGCCGGCATGACATTCTCCTGCGCGGTCGAGATGTTCTTGCGGCCGGAGGCAACCACGCCGAGAAAGTCGCCATAGCTCATGGTCTTCACCGAGTCCTTGAGCGCCGGCGCGTAGGTGGATCCCATGCCGTCGGGGCCATGGCAGACGTGGCAGTCGGAGTGATAGCGGCGGTATCCGGAATAGGTGAACCAGTCCACGCTGCCGTCGGCCGAAATCTTGTAGGTCGGGTTTCCTTCCTTATCGAGCCATTTTCCGTCGTCTTCCTTCTTCACGGCGGTCGGATCGCCCGGACCTTCCGCAACAGCAATTCCCCCCGAGGCAACGAAGATCATCGCAGCAATGACAGAGCAAATTTTACGCAAGAGTTTGTCCTCGACGGCATCCGGTGGAGACGAGCCGGCGCGTGGAGTTGATCCACGCGCCGGGACGATGCGGGCTGGGGCTAATTGGCCGGCAGCGAGAACACGGTCAGCGTACCGCCGAGAGCCGTGTAGTTGCTGAGGGCTGCGTAGCCGCCGACTGCGCCGAGACCGGCGGTCGGATCGGTCAGGCCTGCCGCCAGGCCGATGCCGGCCCAGCCGCCGACGCCCGAGAGCACTGCGACATACTGCTTGCCGCCGTTCTCATAGGTCGTGACGTTGCCGATGATGCCGGAGGGAGTCTTGAACTTGTAGAGCTCCTTGCCGGACTTGGCATCGACCGCCTTCAGATAGCCTTCGAGCGTGCCGTAGAACACCACGCCGCCGGCGGTTGCGAGCGCACCCGACCAGACCGAGAACTGCTCCTTGTTCGACCAGACGATCTTGCCGGTCTTGCCGTCCCAGGCGATGAAGTTGCCCATATGGGTCTCACCCGCCGGCGGATACATCGAGAGCGTCGCACCCACATAGGGCTGGCCCGCGGTGTAGCTCACCTTGAACGGCTCGTAGTCCATGCAGACGTGGTTGGTCGGAACATAGAACAGCTGCGT harbors:
- a CDS encoding S-(hydroxymethyl)glutathione dehydrogenase/class III alcohol dehydrogenase, translating into MKTRAAVAFEAKKPLEIVELDLEGPKAGEVLVEIKATGICHTDAYTLDGFDSEGIFPSILGHEGAGIIREIGPGVTSVKPGDHVIPLYTPECRQCKSCLSQKTNLCTAIRATQGKGVMPDGTSRFSYKGKPVYHYMGCSTFSNFTVLPEIAVAKIREDAPFDKSCYIGCGVTTGVGAVVNTAKVEPGSNVVVFGLGGIGLNVIQGAKMAGADKIIGVDINDSKEDWGRRFGMTEFVNPKKITGDIVQHLVGLTDGGADYTFDCTGNTTVMRQALEACHRGWGTSIIIGVAESGKEIATRPFQLVTGRNWRGTAFGGARGRTDVPKIVDWYMNGKIQIDPMITHVLKLEEINKGFDLMHEGKSIRSVVVY
- a CDS encoding xanthine dehydrogenase family protein molybdopterin-binding subunit codes for the protein MNFIDNPRKLRGFEKNIRVEKVSRRNILKGLGITGGFVLAAPVMSRQAFAYETGAGKMPHGVVVDPRVFVAVAPDGTVTILAHRAEMGTGVRTSLPLIVAEEMEADWSKVKVQQAHGDEVKFGNQDTDGSRSTRHYLIPMRQIGASARTMLEQAAAKRWNVPATEVKAVNHEVVHSASGRKLGFGELAADAAKESVPAIEGLKLKDPKDFRYLGKGQVGIVDLHDITTGKARYGADVRLAGMKYAVIARPPVTGGKLVSFDPDAALKVPGVEKVMKVQGWPWPSKFQPLGGVAVIARNTGAAIKGRDALKLVWDDGANGKYDSVAYRKELEEASRKPGLVVRAEGDADAALKSADKVVVGEYYLPHLAHVSMEPPVAVADVKGDKAEIWAPVQSPGGTREDVAKTLGIPEGNVTVNVTLLGGGFGRKSKCDFALEAALLSKELGAPVKVQWTREDDLHHDFLHTVSVERIEAGLDKSGKVIAWRHRSVAPTIASTFAAGAKHAAPFELGMGLVDMPFEIANISCENPEAAAFTRIGWFRSVSNIPRAFAVQSMVGEIAAATGRDQKETLLALIGSPRIVKPAVKDMWNYGEPTDSYPIDTARLRKVVELVAEKGEWGRQVPKGHGLGIAVHRSFVSYIATIVEVSVDDKGKLSVPRVDTAIDCGTYVNPERIASQIEGAAIMGLSLAKYGAVTFKDGKVEQKNFDDFQVVRMDESPGVTNVYIVPPGPDTPPSGVGEPGVPPFAPALMNAIFAATGKRIRNLPLGKQLEA
- a CDS encoding c-type cytochrome, methanol metabolism-related, whose protein sequence is MIFVASGGIAVAEGPGDPTAVKKEDDGKWLDKEGNPTYKISADGSVDWFTYSGYRRYHSDCHVCHGPDGMGSTYAPALKDSVKTMSYGDFLGVVASGRKNISTAQENVMPAFGDNPNVACYMDDLYVYLRARSTEAWGRQRPAKKDEKTASYTKAEDACMGHK
- the gfa gene encoding S-(hydroxymethyl)glutathione synthase, which gives rise to MTVALHPSIDNGLKQGTGHFAGGTLACKCKDHQVKVAVKGDVAHNHACGCTKCWKPQGATFSVVAVVPRQNVSVLENGDKLEIVDASAVIQRHACKACGTHMFGRIENKNHPFYGLDFIHPELFQEQGSQAPQFAAFVSSVIESGVKPEQMAGIRARLKEIGLEPYDCLSPALMDAIATHVAKAKAA
- a CDS encoding (2Fe-2S)-binding protein, which produces MIKVKINGQEQSWDGDPDLPLLWFLRDEAGLTGTKYGCGQALCGACTVIVDKEAVRSCVTSINDVAGREVTTIEGLHPNGDHPVQKAWRQVNVPQCGFCQAGQIMQAASLLMENPKPSHDQIREAMAGNICRCGCYQRIENAVHLASTGV